One Paraburkholderia kururiensis DNA window includes the following coding sequences:
- the rfbH gene encoding lipopolysaccharide biosynthesis protein RfbH has product MNKDQIREQIIQLVKQYGELATQPRAFEPGQTVVPPSGKVIGAKEMELMVEASLDGWLTTGRFNEEFEKRLAAFLGVKYLITVNSGSSANLIAFSTLTSPKLGDRAIRQGDEVIGVAAGFPTTVNPILQFGAVPVFVDVELGTYNIDASKIEAAISPKTKAIMLAHTLGNPYNLEVITALCKKHNLWLIEDCCDALGATYDGKLVGTFGDIGTLSFYPAHHITMGEGGAVFTNNPDLKLIAESFRDWGRDCYCAPGKDNTCGKRFCWKLGNLPEGYDHKYTYSHLGYNLKITDMQAACALAQMDRLEGFIQARRDNFAYLHDKLQSCKEFLILPHATPNSVPSWFGFPITLKPEADFRRVDLLSYLDQNKIGTRLLFAGNLTRQPYMIGREYRVSGELTNTDIVMNQTFWVGVYPGLNREMLDFIVEKIETFLGVNF; this is encoded by the coding sequence GACAAACCGTCGTTCCGCCGTCCGGCAAGGTGATTGGCGCGAAAGAGATGGAACTGATGGTCGAAGCGTCGCTCGACGGGTGGCTGACCACGGGGCGCTTCAATGAGGAATTCGAAAAGAGGCTCGCAGCATTTCTCGGCGTCAAATATCTGATCACGGTGAACTCCGGTTCGTCGGCCAACCTGATCGCTTTCTCCACGCTCACATCGCCCAAACTCGGCGATCGCGCCATCCGTCAAGGCGATGAAGTCATCGGCGTTGCGGCAGGTTTCCCCACTACGGTCAATCCGATTCTCCAGTTCGGGGCGGTGCCCGTTTTCGTGGACGTGGAACTGGGTACGTACAACATCGACGCAAGCAAGATCGAAGCGGCCATTTCGCCGAAAACGAAGGCGATCATGCTGGCGCACACGCTGGGCAATCCGTACAACCTGGAAGTCATCACGGCGCTGTGCAAGAAGCACAACCTGTGGCTGATCGAAGACTGCTGCGACGCTCTCGGGGCTACCTACGACGGCAAGCTGGTCGGTACCTTCGGCGACATCGGCACGCTCAGCTTCTACCCCGCGCATCACATCACGATGGGCGAAGGCGGTGCGGTATTCACCAACAATCCCGATCTCAAGCTGATCGCCGAATCGTTCCGCGACTGGGGCCGTGACTGCTATTGCGCGCCCGGAAAGGACAACACCTGCGGCAAGCGCTTTTGCTGGAAGCTCGGCAACCTGCCCGAAGGTTACGATCACAAGTACACGTATTCGCACCTGGGCTACAACCTCAAGATCACCGACATGCAGGCGGCGTGTGCCCTTGCACAGATGGACCGGCTTGAAGGCTTCATTCAGGCCCGGCGCGACAACTTCGCCTATCTTCACGACAAGCTGCAGAGCTGCAAGGAATTCCTGATCCTGCCGCACGCTACGCCCAATTCCGTGCCGTCGTGGTTTGGTTTCCCGATCACGCTGAAGCCGGAAGCCGATTTCCGGCGTGTCGATCTGCTGTCCTATCTCGACCAGAACAAGATCGGAACACGTCTGCTGTTTGCGGGCAATCTCACGCGCCAGCCTTACATGATCGGTCGCGAATACCGCGTGAGCGGCGAGCTGACGAACACGGATATCGTCATGAACCAAACGTTCTGGGTTGGCGTGTATCCGGGTCTTAACCGCGAAATGCTCGACTTCATCGTGGAAAAGATCGAAACGTTCCTGGGCGTCAACTTCTAA